The nucleotide sequence GATACCAACTCACTCACTTGCTCTGGAGTCACTGCATAAATGTTTTTTACTTTATCAGTTAAAAACGATTCGGGCAAATCATAAATATCCAGATAAGAAAGCTGTCCAATGATTCCTCCAGGAGTAGAATTTTGTAGCACATAAATACCAGCTTCATAATTCTTTATCCCATCCAGTTCTTCTACTGAAGGGGCTTCATCTTGCAATCGATAGATCTCTTTCGTAATCTCACGAAGAGCAGGTCCGGTTACATCTGTTGTAACATCAGCCATCTCAAACCAAACTGCAGACTTGTATCTATCTGAAATAGTACTGTAGGGTGAGTACGTATACCCTTTGTCTTCTCGAATGTTACTCGTGATCCTTGATCCAAAAGATCCCCCTAAAAGAGAGTTGGTAATATCCAATGCCTGATAATCTGGACTTGAAGGGTCTGCCACAGGTAGACCAATCATAATAGTAGACTGTGGGGCATCCGGTCGGTCAATCATTTGAATATTATCAGCCAACTGTGGTTCTGCAACTGGATAATTAGCTTCTTCACCAACAATCCAATCTTTAAAACTATTTTCAATTGCTGCTTTTACTTCTCCTTCATCAAATTTACCTGCTACATAAACGGTCGTTCTCTTGGCACCAAAATTTGAAGAATAGAAGTTTTTAATCTTATCCAGATTATAAGTGTCTAGCATTTCATCCGTAGGAAAAGTTCTCCCATATGGATGATCAGGATAGATAGCGCCATAGAACTGACTAACAGCCTGAGACTGTGGTTGAGTCATACTAACACTCAATTGCCTTTTCCTGTCATTGATCAATCGCTCAAGCTCATCTTCAGGAAAAGCTGGATTAATCAATACGTCAGCCATCAATTCAAGTGCTTTTGGAACAAATTCGTAAAGCACTGATACATTGAGTGTTGTGCTATGTTGACCTACTCCAATCGAGAGGTCTCCACCCATACTTGCCACTTGATCTGCAATCTCATTGCCCGTACGGTTGATACTTCCTTCTTGCATTAAATCTCCAACAAGATCACTCAACCAAACCTCATCGGCTCCTTCATTGATATTTCCAGTTTTAATCACAATTTGAATCGTGGCTTTAGGAATAGATCCCCATTGCACCATCACTCCACTAAGGCCATTCTCAAGGCTGAAAACATCTTTTTCTGGTAAAGCAAAACCTTTAGGCTCCCCTCCGGCAGGTGGAGTTTCTTTTTCTTGTGCAATTCCAAAAACTGGAACCAAACACATCAATAGCATATATTTAAATATCGATTTCATATCTATTTAGTTTAGAGATTCAGCAGTTGGCTTCAAAGTCAAGATTGTCCGGTTAGTCGATCGTAAATACTCTTCAATTGTAGCATTTACATCTTCGACTGTTACTTTTTTAAACTCACTTTCTATAAGGTTAATTCTAGATGGATCATCATCAAATAACGCAAAACTGCAAAGCAAATCTGCTCTGCCAAATCCGAAGAAACCTCCAAGATTATCATACAAACTTGATCGAATTTTCACAATCGCATTGTCAAGCATTTCCTGAGTTACACCTGTAGCTTGCAAAGCTGCAATCACATCATCTATAGATTGTACAATACTATCTGTATCGGCTCTATCATCATAGGTAAGGTTAAACATCCATTGCATTGGGCCTTTATAGTTAAACATGTTACCCAGGTAATTAATACCTCCTGAAACATTTGCAGTGTAACCATTCTCTTTCACCAATTCTTTATAAAGCAGGCTGTTATCGCCTTGAATAAGTATCTGGTCCAACAATCCCATTGCATAGTAGGATGTGCTATTTCGCTCAGGCATATGGTATGCAATCGCTATTGCTGGCTTGGTTGCCAATTTATCTTCCTTCTCGAATCGCTTCTCCTCTGTTTGTCTTTTTTCTGAAATGTCCGGAGTAGCAGGAAGCTCTGCTGTAGGAATATTTGCAAAATATTGATCAATCCATTTTTTGGCATCTTCCATTTCAAAGTCTCCTACCACAGATATTGCAGCATTATTTGGAGCATAGAATGTGTCAAAGAAGCTTTGAACATCAACCAAAGTGGCTGCATCTAAATCTTCCAAATCACCATAGAAGTTATGTGCGTTGTACCAATTTTCATTAGCATATTGTGGCATATCTAACCATGGAAATCCACCGTAAGGTTGATTCAGCACATTTACTTTTACCTCATTCTTCACGACTCCCTGCTGGTTCGTTAGATTATCCTGGGTGATATCCAGTCCTCGCATTCGATCTGCCTCTGCCCAAAGCATTGTTTCAAGCTTATGTGCTGGCACAATTTCAAAGTAGTTTGTGAAGTCAAATCGAGTGGAGCCATTCAGAACTCCACCATTCTTTTGGACCAAGTTGATGAACTCCATTTTCCCAAGATTATTTGAACCTTGAAACATCATATGTTCAAATAAGTGAGCAAATCCGGTTCGGTCCTTTGGTTCAATTCTGAAGCCTATATTATAATAAGCAGCAATCACCACTGTTGGTGATGTTCGATCCTGTGATAGGATCACCTTCAAGCCATTATCCAGCTTATAATATTCTACCGGAACCTCAAATGAGGCCGATTCCTTCTTTTCTTCCTGAGGTGCGCAACTTGCTAGACACATCAGTGAAAAGGCCATAGCCAATAGTTTAGTGTACTTCATTGGTGTTTATATGATTAATGGATTAGTAAGAAAATGAATTCTAATGTGATAAAAGAGTGTATTTACATTAATGGATTATAGTCCAATGTAATTGGAGCGTATTTAATTAGAATAGCTAATTCTAAAAATGGTACCTCCTAAATCATCAGAAACTAGCATAGAGCCATCCGACGCAAAAATTGCATCAACAGGACGAGCCCAAGCTGTATTTGTTTCTTTGCTCAAAAACCCTGTTGCAAAATCCTCATAAGCTATCCCAGAACCATTCTGTTCAGTGACAAGAGTGATTTTATGCCCAGTGTGACCTACTTCAGGATCTCTATTCCATGAGCCATGCTCTGCAATAAATATTTTACCCTGATACTCAGAAGGAAACATATCACTAGTACAGAATTTTAGGCCCAGAGGAGCAACGTGCGGACCTAAGTTTTGCGCTGGTTGCACAAAATCAGAGCATGGATATTTATCACCAAACTCAGGATCCTTGATTTCACCAGCATGACAAAATGGATAACCAAAATGCTGACCTGCCTCTGAAACTCTGTTTAACTCACAAGATGGGGAATCATTCCCAAGCCAATCTCTTCCATTGTCTGTAAACCACATTTCACCTGTTTCAGGATGCCAGGTAAATCCTACGGTGTTTCGTACGCCGTGAACATAGACTTCTCGGTCGGAACCATCTGGATTCATTCGAGTAATGCTCGCATACATTTCATTTTTACTTTCGCAAATATTACAAGGAGCTCCTACAGGTACATAGAGCTTGCCATCGGGTCCGAAGGCTATATATTTCCAGCCATGATGTCCATCAGTTGGATAATCATCATAAATCTTTACAGGTTCAGGAGGGTTAGCCAAGTTCGTTTCTATATCGTCAAACCTCCAGAGTTTGGATACCTCAGCAACATATAATGACCCATCTTTAAAAGCGATACCATTTGGCATACGCATATCACTTGCAATCACATACTTTTCGTCTGCTTTCCAATCTCCATCTGTATCTCTCAAAGCATAGACCTTATCTCCTCCTCTATTACTCACAAACAAAGTTCCATTTTCAGTTAGTGCCATTGATCGTGCATTATTAACTCTTGCAAACACATCAATTTTGAAGCCATCTGGAAGTTGAATAGAATCTAGACTTAGTCCCTCGTATGATACCAGTGACACTTCTTCTTCCGCCGGCTCTTCCGGTTCAGTACTATCTGGAGATTTCGATGAACAGGAAGCGAGGAAAATCAATAGAATAGGTGAGAAAATTCTTAGCATATCGTTTTTTATTTCAAGTTAAATCATCCTATCGACAAAATGCATATTTCGTGCATAGATCGAAGGATTTAATGGTTAAATAGAATAATTATCAAATCCTGTGTTTTGTTATCTAGATTCGAAAATTCAAAACATTTCATGTTTTTCTTTTGGTGGTAATACGGTTTCTAATCATCTTTCCCCTTGTGGTGCAATCCATTTCAGGGTTTGCCCAAAATCAATCTTTTGATTATAACGGTAAAGTAATACCTCTAAGAGGAGACTGGAGCCTTGTTATGGGGTCATTTCTTTCCTATAAAGAAGTATTGGAAGATTCTTCCGCAACCCAGATCCAAGTGCCAGGAACATGGAATGATGTCAAATGGAATGAAGTTTCTATAGGTCCTTATGGGTATGGCACATACTATACGACGGTAATCCTTGATAAGACAATTAAAAATCAAACGCTGGCGCTGGATGTTTCTGAAATAAGCCTGGCCTACCAACTATACATTAATGATCAATTCATTGGTCAGGTAGGTACGCCAGGAACAAGTAAAGAAAATACCGATCCTAAAATTGATGCTGAGGTCTTTGAATTCAACGCTTCACCCGGAGACACATTAGCCCTCATTTTTCATATCAGTAACTTCAGTCATGAAAGTGGAGGATTGTGGTATGAGCCTAAAATCGGCCCTAGCGACAAAGTGCTGAGAAAGCATGATCTAAACAAATTTATTACACTGATTATGATAGGATGTATACTAATCGGTGGTGTTTTCCAGCTTTACATTTTCCTTAGAAAGCAAACCGAGAAATCCGGCCTTTACTTCTCTCTGGTTTGTTTAACAATCATCATGTTAATGATATCTCGCGGAAGCATGCCGATAATGGATTTGTTTCCTAATACTAGCTGGGTGGTATTGAAAAAAATAGTTTATCTCGCTGTATTTCTCATTGGCCCTTCAAATGCACTCTTTCTAAGAGAAATATTTCCCAGGTATTTCAATAAATATATTATTAATTCGATGGCCATTATTGGTTTAGTGCTTTTCTGTTTTACCCTACTAGTCTCTCCTCGGATAAGCTATGCATTGGTCCCATATCATCATGTCTACAATATCCTAATAGGGATCTACTTATTCATTGTATTGATAAAAACTGCTATTGATAATAAGTTTGGAGCAAGGTTCCTGTTAATAGGGTATTTATCTGGATTTTTCGCCGTACTCCACGACATACTCAGCAGCCAATATATTATCCCTGGGTATTCCTTTTCAATGATTCATGTGGGTATCCTTCTATATATGCTCCAATTAATGGCACTATTAGGCGGGCGATACCTTTTCGCATTGGAAGGAAAAGAACAGCTTTCAAACCATCTGAAGAAAGTCAATAAAGAATTGGAAGAAATTGTTGCAAGAAGAACTAAAGCACTGAAAGACAAAAGTGATATAATTGAATTAAAGAATGCAGAACTAGAGAAAGCCATTAAGGAAAAAGACCATCTCATGGCTGTAGTTGCACATGATTTAAAGGCCCCTCTTTCAAGCATTCAGGGAATCAGTGATCTCATGAAGTCAGATCTCAAGGGACAAACCGCAGAATTCAATGAGATGATCAAAAAAGTATCTATCGATGGAAGAGAGATGATAGATAACTTAACAGAACTAAAAACCTACGAGCAAAGTGATTTTAAGGTAACTAAAACAGTTTTTAAACTACCTGATTTTTTCGAACAGAAGAAGATCACCTATGAACTGATTGCCGAAAACAAAGAAATAAACCTACGCTCCAAGTTGTCATCTAGACGGAAAAAGATTCTTTCAGACTCAAATATGCTTGGTAGAATAGCAGATAACTTACTGTCAAATGCATTAAAATTCACTCAAAAAGGCTGTATCGTTAATTTCTTGATATCTGTCAAAAAAGGAAACCTAATACTTATTGTTAGCGATAATGGGCCTGGTTTTAGTGAAAAAGACAAAGACAGCATTTTCAAAGAATTTCAAAAACTTTCTGCTAGACCGACAGCAGGAGAAAGCTCTGCTGGACTTGGCTTATCTATCGTAAAAACTCTTGTGGACAAATTAGAAGGAAGCATTGAACTGGAAAGTGAAAAAGGAGATGGCGCAAAGTTCACCGTCACGATTCCTCTTAACTAAAAAATGTTTGGCATCTGGGAATCTCCTGAATAGTATTGAAGTTACTTTTGCGGCATGATTGATATCACAAATCTATCTTACTTCATAGGCGATAGACCTTTATACGATGAGGCATCTCTTTTTATTGGTCCAAAAGATAAAATTGGTCTTATTGGATTGAATGGAACTGGTAAGTCTACTTTGCTAAAAATGATGGTGAATGATGTGCAGCCATCAGGCGGTAAGATATCTATGAGTAAGGACACGACCATAGGTTTCTTAAATCAAGATCTTCTTTCCTTTCAGACACAGGATTCCATTCTGTCAGTCGCTATGCAGGCTTTTGCATCCACACTTGCTATCCAAAAAGAGATTGATAAAGTCATCAAAGAAATGGAGGAAAACTACCGGGATGAACTGGTAGGCAAATTGGCAAAGTTGCAAGAGCGATTTGAAGCGCAGGAAGGTTATACACTTCAATCAAAAGCTGAAGAAATTTTAGAAGGTATTGGGTTTAAAACATCTGATCTAACAAGACCTTTAAGTGAATTTTCAGGGGGATGGAGAATGCGAGTCATGCTCGCTAAGCTCCTTTTGGAAAAGCCTAGCCTTTTGATGCTGGATGAACCTACTAACCACTTGGACCTTCCTTCCATTCAATGGATTGAAAACTACCTTCAGTCATATGAAGGAGCCTACATCATTGTATCTCACGATAGAGAATTTTTGAATAGAACAGTCAACAAGATAGTCGAGGTTAGTCAGGCAAACCTCAATGTGTACTCAGGAAATTATGACTTCTATGAAGAAGAGAAAGCACTAAGAAATGAGCTCCAGCAAAATGCCTTTGAAAATCAACAAAAAAAGATAAAAGAAGCAGAACGATTCATTGAGCGTTTTAAAGCCAAGGCTACAAAAGCATCTCAAGCACAATCCAAAATGAAGATGCTTGAGAAAATGGATCGTGTAGAAGAGGTGGTAGATGAGAACATGAAGGTGAATTTCAGGTTCAACTTCAAGACCCAATCGGGAAGGCATGTAAAGCGACTTGAAAGTATTTCCAAGTCTTACGGAGACCTTCACATCTTGAATAATACGTCCATTGGAATAGAGCGAGGAGACAAAATTGCTTTAATTGGAGCCAATGGAAAAGGTAAATCGACCCTTCTTCGCATAGTTGCAGAAACAGAATCATGCGAAGGGAAAGTCCAGACTGGACATAATGTAGTTAATTCTTTTTATGCACAGCATCAGTTAGAATCATTGGGCGTACAAAATGACTTGCTTGAAGAACTAAAACAAGCAGGTACTGGCAAATCAGAACTTGAGTTACGAAGTGTATTAGGTTGTTTTTTATTCTCTAGTGATGAGGTATTTAAAAAGATCAAGGTACTTTCTGGGGGTGAGAAATCAAGAGTAGCTCTGGCTAAAACCTTGATCTCGGAAGCTAACTTCTTACTATTAGATGAGCCTACCAACCATTTGGACATGATGTCAGTAAGCATCTTAGTTCAAGCTCTGCAACAGTATGAAGGTACACTCCTATTGGTTTCTCACGATAGGCATTTTATTACCCAGGTAGCAAACAAGGTTTGGTATATAGAGGATCAGGAAGTAAAAGAATACCCAGGTACCTATAAAGAATTTGTATGGTGGTGGGAAAAAAATAATAAAGGACAAGACACCTCCAAGAAAGATGATCGACCAGCTGAAAAAAAAGTAAGTACCAAACCCCGATCAAATAATGAAGAGCAGCAAGCCGCCAAGGAACTCAAACAGGTGGAGGGAAATATTGAAAAACTTGAGGCGACCATTGCTGAAATAGAGGAGCATTTAGCAAATCCAAAAGTCTATGAAAACCCTGATGAATATGAAAAATTAAATGTCTCCTATGGTCAAAAAAAACAGGAACTTACTGATCTAATGGAAAAATGGGAGGAATTAGCCTGACCTGAGAGATGAAAACACTCTATATCAAGCAAACAAAACCACAAAAGTACCTATACATACTGATGGGAGCAATCTTCATCTTTCAGGGTATAGTGGGTCTTATGAAAGATGTAACTGAAATTTCATTTTGGTTCGGTTTCCCTCAGTTAGGTTTTGGAATCTTTTGCGGACTCTATGCTTTTTCTATCATCAAGCCTTCATCAATCAATTCTCCTAGAATTTTTTTAGGAGAAGAAGATATTACACTTCATCTGGGACTTCCATTAAAAAAGCCTAAAACAATTGCTCATTCAGACATAAAGTTGATTCAACTTAAACCTGAACAGCTAAGTGTCATAACCAAGGAGTACGATTTCACTCATTCTATTAGTTATGAAGCGCCTAATAAGGAGGAAACTATGAGTGAATTGGCAGATTATGCCAAAGAAAAAAATCTTCCTGTTGAAAGGCTC is from Marinobacter alexandrii and encodes:
- a CDS encoding pitrilysin family protein, with product MKSIFKYMLLMCLVPVFGIAQEKETPPAGGEPKGFALPEKDVFSLENGLSGVMVQWGSIPKATIQIVIKTGNINEGADEVWLSDLVGDLMQEGSINRTGNEIADQVASMGGDLSIGVGQHSTTLNVSVLYEFVPKALELMADVLINPAFPEDELERLINDRKRQLSVSMTQPQSQAVSQFYGAIYPDHPYGRTFPTDEMLDTYNLDKIKNFYSSNFGAKRTTVYVAGKFDEGEVKAAIENSFKDWIVGEEANYPVAEPQLADNIQMIDRPDAPQSTIMIGLPVADPSSPDYQALDITNSLLGGSFGSRITSNIREDKGYTYSPYSTISDRYKSAVWFEMADVTTDVTGPALREITKEIYRLQDEAPSVEELDGIKNYEAGIYVLQNSTPGGIIGQLSYLDIYDLPESFLTDKVKNIYAVTPEQVSELVSKYIRPEDMKVVIVGDKKKIEEQIKDYEKEFGGN
- a CDS encoding pitrilysin family protein, translating into MKYTKLLAMAFSLMCLASCAPQEEKKESASFEVPVEYYKLDNGLKVILSQDRTSPTVVIAAYYNIGFRIEPKDRTGFAHLFEHMMFQGSNNLGKMEFINLVQKNGGVLNGSTRFDFTNYFEIVPAHKLETMLWAEADRMRGLDITQDNLTNQQGVVKNEVKVNVLNQPYGGFPWLDMPQYANENWYNAHNFYGDLEDLDAATLVDVQSFFDTFYAPNNAAISVVGDFEMEDAKKWIDQYFANIPTAELPATPDISEKRQTEEKRFEKEDKLATKPAIAIAYHMPERNSTSYYAMGLLDQILIQGDNSLLYKELVKENGYTANVSGGINYLGNMFNYKGPMQWMFNLTYDDRADTDSIVQSIDDVIAALQATGVTQEMLDNAIVKIRSSLYDNLGGFFGFGRADLLCSFALFDDDPSRINLIESEFKKVTVEDVNATIEEYLRSTNRTILTLKPTAESLN
- a CDS encoding sorbosone dehydrogenase family protein, coding for MLRIFSPILLIFLASCSSKSPDSTEPEEPAEEEVSLVSYEGLSLDSIQLPDGFKIDVFARVNNARSMALTENGTLFVSNRGGDKVYALRDTDGDWKADEKYVIASDMRMPNGIAFKDGSLYVAEVSKLWRFDDIETNLANPPEPVKIYDDYPTDGHHGWKYIAFGPDGKLYVPVGAPCNICESKNEMYASITRMNPDGSDREVYVHGVRNTVGFTWHPETGEMWFTDNGRDWLGNDSPSCELNRVSEAGQHFGYPFCHAGEIKDPEFGDKYPCSDFVQPAQNLGPHVAPLGLKFCTSDMFPSEYQGKIFIAEHGSWNRDPEVGHTGHKITLVTEQNGSGIAYEDFATGFLSKETNTAWARPVDAIFASDGSMLVSDDLGGTIFRISYSN
- a CDS encoding sensor histidine kinase; its protein translation is MVQSISGFAQNQSFDYNGKVIPLRGDWSLVMGSFLSYKEVLEDSSATQIQVPGTWNDVKWNEVSIGPYGYGTYYTTVILDKTIKNQTLALDVSEISLAYQLYINDQFIGQVGTPGTSKENTDPKIDAEVFEFNASPGDTLALIFHISNFSHESGGLWYEPKIGPSDKVLRKHDLNKFITLIMIGCILIGGVFQLYIFLRKQTEKSGLYFSLVCLTIIMLMISRGSMPIMDLFPNTSWVVLKKIVYLAVFLIGPSNALFLREIFPRYFNKYIINSMAIIGLVLFCFTLLVSPRISYALVPYHHVYNILIGIYLFIVLIKTAIDNKFGARFLLIGYLSGFFAVLHDILSSQYIIPGYSFSMIHVGILLYMLQLMALLGGRYLFALEGKEQLSNHLKKVNKELEEIVARRTKALKDKSDIIELKNAELEKAIKEKDHLMAVVAHDLKAPLSSIQGISDLMKSDLKGQTAEFNEMIKKVSIDGREMIDNLTELKTYEQSDFKVTKTVFKLPDFFEQKKITYELIAENKEINLRSKLSSRRKKILSDSNMLGRIADNLLSNALKFTQKGCIVNFLISVKKGNLILIVSDNGPGFSEKDKDSIFKEFQKLSARPTAGESSAGLGLSIVKTLVDKLEGSIELESEKGDGAKFTVTIPLN
- the abc-f gene encoding ribosomal protection-like ABC-F family protein is translated as MIDITNLSYFIGDRPLYDEASLFIGPKDKIGLIGLNGTGKSTLLKMMVNDVQPSGGKISMSKDTTIGFLNQDLLSFQTQDSILSVAMQAFASTLAIQKEIDKVIKEMEENYRDELVGKLAKLQERFEAQEGYTLQSKAEEILEGIGFKTSDLTRPLSEFSGGWRMRVMLAKLLLEKPSLLMLDEPTNHLDLPSIQWIENYLQSYEGAYIIVSHDREFLNRTVNKIVEVSQANLNVYSGNYDFYEEEKALRNELQQNAFENQQKKIKEAERFIERFKAKATKASQAQSKMKMLEKMDRVEEVVDENMKVNFRFNFKTQSGRHVKRLESISKSYGDLHILNNTSIGIERGDKIALIGANGKGKSTLLRIVAETESCEGKVQTGHNVVNSFYAQHQLESLGVQNDLLEELKQAGTGKSELELRSVLGCFLFSSDEVFKKIKVLSGGEKSRVALAKTLISEANFLLLDEPTNHLDMMSVSILVQALQQYEGTLLLVSHDRHFITQVANKVWYIEDQEVKEYPGTYKEFVWWWEKNNKGQDTSKKDDRPAEKKVSTKPRSNNEEQQAAKELKQVEGNIEKLEATIAEIEEHLANPKVYENPDEYEKLNVSYGQKKQELTDLMEKWEELA